Sequence from the Plasmodium malariae genome assembly, contig: PmUG01_00_1, whole genome shotgun sequence genome:
TTTCTTAAAAGGAACAGGACAATTAGTGATAAggtttacaaaaaaataatacttaaaaaatacggATTACGATATGCTTTACCtctattaatatttgtattgttattaatatcaCTTATATTGGATTATTCTTGTTCTTACGGAATTAAAAGATGGTTGTTTAAGGTATTGAAACTCTTATCACCTGATTGGTTCAAGAACTTACATAAATTTCTGAGAACTTCTTATTTAGGTAGTTTCTTCAAGtttatgaaaaaagtaaaaaaaaaggtaccTTCTAATGGTGGTGGTAAAAGTAAGACTGTGACGATCATAACTGAATCTTATGTAAGCAGTTTTATGATTTATCTAATTTATGTCTTAcctttcattatattagGTACCACACTTGTATTAGCGATTATATActaccataaaaaagttaaaaaatttgaaaaaattaggtTCAGGAAAAGATAAGTAAAtaagattatatatatgtttttataaagaaataatttatatgaaataatatccGCAATAtcgttatttatatatttattaaaaataactatAATTAACTAAATTTTGCAATTACTCGTGCATATACGCGCCATACTTTACacac
This genomic interval carries:
- the PmUG01_00010800 gene encoding fam-l protein — encoded protein: MNLILFIIIVAFFLLTFICQFYDDFNTFNKYLKEKHNFGIKMDRRNYRLLEKCSQNKLSRSVKLMQQLPNNGIREKNDTSYYEMGVARQMKLSNRALSNDEEDNKQSMKNKTCIFETKKYSHLEKKIFKELDYMDFLKRNRTISDKVYKKIILKKYGLRYALPLLIFVLLLISLILDYSCSYGIKRWLFKVLKLLSPDWFKNLHKFLRTSYLGSFFKFMKKVKKKVPSNGGGKSKTVTIITESYVSSFMIYLIYVLPFIILGTTLVLAIIYYHKKVKKFEKIRFRKR